In a single window of the Hoyosella subflava DQS3-9A1 genome:
- a CDS encoding DNA alkylation repair protein → MPTADEMLSSDAVKQLSECLRDTGSRAEAVDSASVALSGKTFSERVALVRDAILVDLPADFLRFKTAIETALTDPAFNGWMIMPVTEAVAARGLQEFEPALKLLAQLTPRLTAETAIRHFLNADLNRALDVIVPWTENNDPHVRRLASEGTRPRLPWAARIPALMADPSPALPILDALYRDSSEYVRRSVANHLNDISKDHPQVAVKTAARWLAEPDGNTLKTVRHGLRSRIKAGDLGALALLGYSSDVEIDVSGPVVDEDVIHLGEALKFSFAITNRGKSDAPIAVDYIIHHVKANGSRSPKVFKLSSRTVAPGDTWSVRRRHPIRPISTRRYYPGAHLLELQVNGISRGSQEFTLVMRDDSGPV, encoded by the coding sequence GTGCCCACAGCAGATGAGATGCTCAGTTCAGATGCGGTCAAGCAACTTTCGGAATGTCTGCGAGACACTGGTAGTCGCGCGGAAGCCGTCGACTCGGCATCGGTTGCGCTATCCGGCAAGACTTTCAGCGAGCGCGTTGCGCTTGTCCGAGATGCGATCCTGGTCGACCTCCCTGCTGATTTTCTGCGCTTTAAAACAGCGATCGAGACAGCGTTGACCGATCCGGCATTCAACGGCTGGATGATCATGCCTGTCACAGAGGCGGTAGCGGCGCGCGGGCTCCAAGAATTCGAACCGGCGCTGAAGCTCCTTGCCCAGCTGACCCCACGTTTAACGGCTGAGACCGCGATCAGGCATTTCCTCAACGCTGACCTGAATCGTGCGCTCGACGTAATCGTGCCCTGGACCGAGAATAACGACCCGCACGTGCGGCGCCTCGCTTCGGAAGGAACGCGCCCTAGGCTGCCGTGGGCAGCGCGAATACCAGCGCTGATGGCTGATCCGTCGCCAGCACTGCCGATCCTCGATGCGCTTTACCGCGATTCGTCGGAGTATGTCCGTCGCTCTGTGGCGAATCACCTCAATGACATCAGCAAAGACCATCCGCAGGTCGCCGTGAAAACAGCCGCGCGGTGGCTGGCAGAACCGGACGGCAACACCCTGAAGACGGTCCGGCACGGGCTGCGTTCGCGGATCAAGGCAGGTGACCTTGGTGCCTTGGCGCTGCTCGGCTACTCGTCCGACGTTGAGATTGATGTCAGTGGACCTGTCGTGGACGAGGACGTCATTCATCTCGGCGAGGCACTGAAGTTCAGCTTCGCGATCACGAATCGTGGGAAATCCGATGCACCCATCGCGGTGGACTACATTATTCATCACGTGAAGGCCAACGGATCACGCTCACCGAAGGTCTTCAAGCTGTCATCTCGCACTGTCGCACCGGGCGACACGTGGAGCGTGAGGCGGCGGCACCCCATACGGCCAATCTCCACGCGCCGATACTACCCCGGAGCTCATCTCCTTGAACTCCAGGTCAACGGGATTTCACGTGGATCGCAGGAGTTCACACTGGTGATGCGAGATGACTCTGGGCCAGTCTGA